A genomic stretch from Williamwhitmania sp. includes:
- a CDS encoding tetratricopeptide repeat protein has protein sequence MKKIILLGIIIGFISCDFMNGVAQEKVADNPELGEMFKSDQADRTTPNIDWNIVQKHDSVREKRVYELLDSNKVLTAEDYYNAALIFHHGEDSIAYGMAMKLMKKSIELDPTRNKWYFAVMTDRYLLSINKPQIYGTHYKRLDNHIYVREEMDSTKITDAERIEYGVETLAEQREKIKNLNRKKLTELVAEGKTIDEIVLIVKQGNDKNSEYDLRENWMNNFGYQLVREGKREDALKIFKLNTELHPNAFNTFDSYGECLLALGDKENAIIAYKKSLELNPENANAKKVLSEIE, from the coding sequence ATGAAAAAAATTATTTTGCTTGGAATCATTATCGGATTTATTTCCTGCGATTTTATGAATGGTGTTGCCCAAGAGAAAGTTGCGGATAACCCAGAGCTTGGTGAAATGTTTAAAAGTGACCAAGCCGATAGAACTACTCCAAATATCGATTGGAACATTGTACAAAAACACGATAGCGTAAGGGAAAAAAGAGTCTACGAGCTATTAGATTCGAATAAAGTTCTCACCGCCGAGGACTATTATAATGCAGCTTTGATTTTTCACCATGGAGAAGACTCCATTGCCTATGGAATGGCTATGAAGCTGATGAAAAAATCTATCGAATTGGATCCAACAAGAAATAAATGGTACTTTGCTGTAATGACTGACAGATATTTGTTGAGCATAAATAAACCTCAAATTTATGGTACACATTATAAAAGATTAGACAATCACATTTATGTTAGAGAAGAAATGGACTCAACAAAAATTACTGACGCTGAAAGAATAGAATATGGTGTGGAGACTTTAGCTGAGCAAAGAGAGAAAATAAAAAATTTGAATCGAAAAAAGCTAACTGAATTAGTAGCTGAAGGGAAAACCATTGATGAAATAGTCCTAATTGTCAAGCAAGGAAATGATAAAAATTCTGAATATGATTTGCGTGAAAATTGGATGAATAACTTTGGTTATCAACTTGTGAGGGAAGGAAAAAGGGAAGACGCATTAAAAATATTTAAATTAAATACAGAATTACACCCAAATGCTTTTAACACGTTTGATAGTTACGGTGAATGTCTTTTAGCATTGGGGGACAAAGAAAATGCAATCATTGCATATAAGAAATCCTTAGAATTAAATCCTGAGAATGCAAATGCAAAAAAAGTATTATCAGAAATTGAATAG
- a CDS encoding ATP-binding protein produces MKKLSTRRIILLLLAELLIFLIVVVAFSTYLNNQKTALFRQSHSERLRSSVEDVLALKRIGVRQGTIDYAHWDEFVYFMQHGNSSWAEHYLPPILYNYQTDGLQVFSIDRKLVYSASQPSHEVLQQLTIPCYFFDSLARNSSYCDIVYYSSTIVEIFGSTIQNTNPADRNGRYYGYFVVAKVWDKSFYDEITTILGGDVSVCSNDSASNETPRYESINVVIPIVNGLHQTITSLCVKGDFPFLKEYRQYTFNLILIIVISSLVIVVLLFFIISHWITHPLRIVEEVIDKEDTNKAKQLSNYGRDFGRIGDSLCSYIEQKHALVGLKEKAEESDKLKSAFLANMSHQIRTPLNGIVGFTELLRKRIPTDDSSQMYGEIINGCSRDLIKVVSDLIDIAKLEAGQFSLNITKFTLESAFSNLELLYQLSKPGPEVQVVVTHPATEVSIYADMVKVQQVMHNLLDNAIKFTIKGTVEVSWDVSGENIIFSIKDTGIGIPVKEQARVFTRFSQLYSKEARQFSGAGLGLAISKALIEMMGGKLWFESIEGEGSTFYFSLPIGNSK; encoded by the coding sequence ATGAAAAAACTTTCTACTCGTCGAATAATTCTTCTACTCCTTGCCGAACTGCTGATTTTTTTAATCGTAGTGGTGGCCTTTAGCACCTATTTGAACAATCAAAAGACGGCTCTCTTTCGGCAATCCCACAGCGAACGGTTGCGCAGTAGCGTGGAGGATGTGCTGGCACTAAAGCGAATAGGTGTTAGGCAGGGTACCATCGACTATGCACACTGGGACGAGTTTGTTTACTTTATGCAGCATGGCAATAGCAGCTGGGCCGAACACTACTTACCGCCTATTCTGTACAACTATCAAACCGATGGATTGCAAGTCTTTTCTATCGATAGGAAGCTTGTATACAGCGCTTCCCAGCCTAGCCACGAGGTACTACAGCAGCTCACCATTCCTTGCTACTTTTTCGATAGCCTAGCACGTAATAGCTCCTACTGCGACATTGTTTACTATAGTAGCACCATTGTCGAAATTTTTGGATCCACCATTCAGAATACCAACCCTGCTGATAGGAATGGTCGCTACTATGGCTATTTTGTTGTTGCAAAAGTATGGGATAAGTCGTTTTATGATGAAATAACGACCATCCTCGGTGGCGATGTATCTGTATGCTCAAACGATTCTGCCTCAAATGAAACACCTCGCTACGAAAGCATTAATGTGGTAATACCTATCGTTAATGGGTTGCACCAAACTATTACTAGCCTCTGTGTTAAAGGAGACTTTCCCTTTCTGAAGGAGTACCGCCAGTATACCTTCAACCTAATCTTGATTATTGTTATATCGTCGCTTGTAATTGTAGTCCTGCTCTTTTTCATCATCTCTCACTGGATTACCCATCCGCTAAGAATTGTTGAAGAAGTTATTGACAAGGAAGATACTAACAAAGCAAAGCAGCTATCGAATTATGGCCGTGATTTTGGCCGCATTGGCGATTCGTTATGCAGCTACATTGAGCAAAAGCATGCTCTGGTGGGATTGAAAGAAAAAGCAGAGGAGAGCGACAAGCTAAAATCGGCTTTTCTAGCCAACATGTCGCACCAGATTCGCACACCGCTCAACGGTATAGTTGGCTTTACGGAGCTGCTCCGCAAGCGTATTCCAACCGACGATTCCTCCCAAATGTATGGCGAGATTATAAATGGTTGTAGCCGCGATTTAATAAAGGTTGTTTCCGATTTAATAGATATTGCCAAGCTGGAGGCGGGCCAGTTTTCGCTCAACATTACCAAGTTTACGCTTGAATCGGCCTTTTCCAACCTGGAGCTGCTCTACCAGCTGAGCAAGCCGGGCCCAGAGGTGCAGGTGGTGGTTACCCATCCGGCTACCGAGGTGAGCATCTATGCCGATATGGTAAAGGTTCAGCAGGTAATGCACAACCTGCTCGACAACGCCATTAAATTTACCATTAAGGGAACCGTGGAGGTTAGCTGGGACGTTAGCGGGGAGAATATTATTTTCTCGATAAAGGATACAGGGATAGGTATTCCCGTAAAGGAGCAGGCTAGGGTATTTACCCGCTTCAGCCAGCTCTACAGCAAGGAGGCGCGACAGTTTAGCGGAGCGGGTCTTGGGCTCGCCATCTCCAAGGCGCTCATCGAAATGATGGGGGGCAAGCTCTGGTTCGAAAGCATTGAGGGAGAAGGATCCACCTTCTACTTTTCGTTGCCCATTGGAAATTCAAAGTAG
- the rsgA gene encoding ribosome small subunit-dependent GTPase A, giving the protein MELEKLGYSEHFKRLREEHSLGNVDMGRVIAEHKERYTVRTASGDLDAEITGNLRFSARGREDFPAVGDWVALNAVDPDFAIIVGILPRTSTIARQAVGQRGEVQIIATNIDYALLVQAVDRDFSINRLERYLTICNASRVSPIVVLTKTDLVSEQRIAEITSSVNQRVKGIPVVAISNQTQNGYEALTQHIEKGKTYCMLGSSGVGKSTLLNNLSGRDVMRTDSISTSTNRGRHITSHRELIVLEGGGILIDNPGMREVGITDTTGGLETTFDSIVALSQSCKFQDCTHTNEVGCAVLQAVEEGEIDRASYENYLKMEKEREHFESTATERRKKDKDFGKFLKNYKKDVKKGRY; this is encoded by the coding sequence ATGGAGCTGGAGAAGCTTGGATACAGCGAGCATTTCAAACGGTTGAGGGAGGAGCACTCCCTCGGCAACGTGGATATGGGTAGGGTTATTGCCGAGCACAAGGAGCGGTATACGGTACGAACCGCCTCGGGCGATTTGGACGCCGAGATAACCGGGAACCTGCGCTTTTCGGCACGGGGGCGCGAAGATTTTCCCGCGGTGGGCGATTGGGTTGCCCTCAATGCCGTCGATCCCGACTTTGCCATTATTGTGGGCATACTGCCACGCACCTCAACCATAGCGAGGCAGGCAGTGGGTCAGCGTGGGGAGGTTCAAATAATCGCCACCAACATCGATTACGCCCTCCTGGTTCAAGCCGTGGATAGGGATTTTAGCATCAACCGCCTGGAGCGCTACCTCACCATCTGCAATGCATCGAGGGTTAGCCCCATTGTGGTCTTAACCAAAACCGACCTGGTGAGCGAGCAGCGGATAGCGGAGATAACTTCCAGCGTAAACCAGCGCGTTAAAGGCATTCCCGTTGTGGCCATCAGCAACCAAACGCAAAATGGCTACGAAGCGTTAACGCAGCATATTGAAAAGGGGAAAACCTACTGCATGCTCGGCTCGTCGGGCGTGGGCAAATCGACCCTGCTGAACAACCTTTCGGGTCGAGATGTAATGAGAACCGATTCCATAAGCACCAGCACCAACAGAGGTCGGCACATTACAAGCCACAGGGAGCTAATTGTGCTGGAGGGTGGCGGCATACTCATCGACAATCCCGGGATGCGGGAGGTTGGCATAACCGATACCACCGGCGGGCTGGAAACCACCTTCGACAGCATTGTAGCCCTCTCCCAAAGCTGCAAGTTCCAGGATTGCACCCACACCAACGAGGTAGGCTGCGCGGTGCTTCAAGCCGTTGAGGAGGGCGAAATAGACAGGGCCTCGTACGAGAACTACCTAAAGATGGAAAAGGAGCGGGAACATTTTGAATCAACCGCCACCGAGCGGCGCAAGAAGGATAAGGATTTTGGCAAGTTTCTAAAGAACTACAAGAAGGACGTTAAGAAAGGTAGATACTAG
- a CDS encoding DUF2007 domain-containing protein: MKTVKVATYPSELYVFQGRLEAEGIPSYIANENIIGVQPFYSTAVGGASLEVNDADYERAAALLDEVEANEYDLENDEEFLRTVEELQLKEAFRLNPKLTSVELMKRVEISYLNAEEVEEIIKTEQSFASDIPSGLEFWESLYGGTLGRFFRPKKTVFYLESDLISNKNQAKRKRPIVKCPHCGSENTAFGYSVKVRQGPIEFVVSLLFTFLFYLSAPFPSFRKRYHCFNCGNEFRID; the protein is encoded by the coding sequence TTGAAAACCGTTAAAGTTGCAACCTATCCCTCGGAGCTGTACGTGTTTCAGGGACGACTCGAGGCCGAGGGTATTCCATCCTATATTGCCAATGAGAATATTATTGGCGTTCAGCCATTCTACTCCACCGCGGTGGGTGGGGCCTCACTGGAGGTTAACGATGCCGACTACGAGCGGGCAGCAGCGCTACTGGATGAGGTGGAGGCCAACGAGTATGATCTGGAAAACGATGAGGAATTTTTGCGCACAGTGGAGGAGCTGCAGCTGAAGGAGGCCTTCCGGCTAAACCCAAAGCTAACCTCGGTAGAGCTGATGAAGAGGGTGGAGATAAGCTACCTAAATGCCGAAGAGGTTGAGGAAATTATTAAGACGGAACAGTCTTTTGCTTCAGATATACCTTCAGGATTGGAATTTTGGGAATCGCTGTATGGTGGCACGCTGGGCCGGTTTTTCCGTCCCAAGAAAACGGTATTCTACCTCGAGAGCGATCTTATTTCCAATAAGAATCAGGCTAAACGTAAACGACCTATTGTTAAATGTCCTCACTGTGGTTCGGAGAATACGGCCTTCGGCTACTCGGTTAAGGTAAGGCAAGGTCCCATAGAGTTTGTTGTTTCGTTACTATTTACCTTTCTGTTTTACCTATCCGCCCCATTTCCCTCCTTTCGTAAGCGCTACCATTGCTTCAACTGCGGTAACGAGTTTAGGATCGATTAA
- a CDS encoding DUF86 domain-containing protein translates to MRGKLGDKVRLQHIYDAILEIESYQLNKEFSDFMASSMMRYACVKQMEIIGEASNNVSDEIKSRFTSIEWSQIVGMRNVFVHEYFGIDATLVWEIIKKDLPDLKEKIKQILDTIE, encoded by the coding sequence ATGCGAGGTAAATTGGGAGACAAGGTTAGGCTGCAGCATATCTACGATGCAATCCTAGAAATAGAATCCTACCAGCTAAATAAGGAATTCTCCGACTTCATGGCAAGCTCCATGATGCGGTATGCTTGTGTTAAGCAGATGGAGATAATTGGAGAAGCCAGCAACAATGTTTCTGATGAAATAAAATCACGATTTACCTCCATTGAGTGGTCCCAAATTGTTGGCATGCGAAATGTTTTTGTCCATGAATATTTTGGTATTGACGCCACTTTGGTCTGGGAAATTATTAAAAAAGACCTTCCGGACTTGAAAGAAAAAATTAAGCAAATCTTAGATACTATAGAATAA
- a CDS encoding dihydrofolate reductase family protein has protein sequence MRKIIVLSFITLDGVMQAPGGPQEDESLGFKYGGWVAPYFDEVGGKVMEKQLKPADLLLGRKTFEIFASFWPEHADMWPGINNVKKYVMSETMKKSDWKNTVFINSLADIKKLKSSKGSDIQVHGSGELVQLLLNNDLVDELWLKIYPLTLGDGKKLFDSGTIPAAFTLTESLVTPTGVIIANYKRAGEVKTGTIGA, from the coding sequence ATGAGAAAAATAATCGTTTTATCATTTATTACCTTAGATGGAGTAATGCAAGCACCGGGGGGACCGCAGGAAGATGAATCGCTCGGCTTTAAGTATGGCGGTTGGGTTGCCCCCTACTTTGACGAAGTTGGTGGTAAGGTAATGGAGAAGCAGCTGAAACCCGCAGACCTTCTTTTGGGCAGAAAAACATTTGAGATTTTTGCCTCCTTCTGGCCTGAACATGCCGACATGTGGCCAGGCATCAACAATGTCAAGAAATACGTCATGTCCGAGACCATGAAAAAGTCAGATTGGAAAAACACAGTATTCATTAACAGCTTGGCAGATATCAAAAAGCTCAAAAGTTCAAAAGGTTCCGACATTCAGGTTCACGGCAGCGGTGAGCTCGTTCAGCTGCTCCTTAACAATGATTTGGTGGACGAGCTCTGGCTCAAAATTTACCCGCTGACTCTTGGTGACGGAAAAAAGCTGTTCGACAGCGGCACCATACCGGCAGCCTTTACCTTAACGGAGAGCTTGGTTACACCAACCGGGGTAATTATTGCCAACTACAAACGAGCTGGAGAAGTGAAGACTGGTACTATTGGAGCTTAA
- a CDS encoding type II toxin-antitoxin system PemK/MazF family toxin: MKINKWTIWRANLDPVVGSEQGKSRPVLIISEDDINSLLNIVNIIPITSRKQGRVIYPNEVLLPAEISGLNKESIALCHQIRTIDKSRLSKKYGQIASNEIQNEIIDAVCFQLGIIRN, translated from the coding sequence ATGAAGATTAATAAATGGACTATTTGGCGAGCCAACCTCGATCCAGTAGTTGGTTCTGAGCAAGGAAAATCCAGACCAGTTTTAATCATCAGCGAGGATGATATTAATTCTTTGCTTAACATAGTCAACATTATTCCTATTACCTCCCGAAAACAAGGCAGAGTAATTTACCCAAATGAGGTTTTGCTACCTGCAGAAATTAGTGGACTCAACAAAGAATCTATCGCTCTTTGCCACCAGATTAGAACAATTGATAAGAGTCGTCTGTCTAAAAAATATGGTCAAATAGCTTCCAATGAAATTCAGAACGAAATTATAGATGCTGTTTGTTTTCAATTAGGCATCATTAGAAACTAA
- a CDS encoding nucleotidyltransferase domain-containing protein has protein sequence MKLDAKRIEAIKRYFETKPVLKAYLFGSYARNEANQQSDIDILIDLDYSQRIGLQFIQMKIDLEKLLNAKVDLVSSNGLSHYIKPIVEKEKQLIYAR, from the coding sequence ATGAAACTAGATGCCAAGAGAATTGAAGCTATTAAGAGGTATTTTGAAACCAAACCGGTTTTAAAAGCATATCTATTTGGTTCCTATGCACGCAATGAGGCTAACCAACAAAGCGACATTGACATTCTTATTGACCTAGACTACTCTCAAAGAATTGGATTGCAATTCATCCAAATGAAAATAGACCTTGAGAAGCTTTTAAATGCAAAAGTGGACTTGGTTTCATCCAATGGACTCTCCCACTACATTAAGCCAATAGTTGAAAAAGAAAAACAGCTAATTTATGCGAGGTAA
- a CDS encoding nucleotide-binding protein, translating to MEKKREFRNVFFDTSILKNGLDNFNNVSKYENKYDSQYLSIWFKNEEWLHDNLDEFFSDYRKEFILSTITISYKEYKIGITTDHHHNYTSVSAAAPTRQEIENILESFENSWKDCYVENIIVENQPTIFIGHGRDQQWKDLKDHLHDKHKYKIESYETGERAGHTIRDVLEKMLDNSTFAILVMTGEDKVAEQSRARQNVIHEVGLFQGRLGFNKAIVLLEEDTEEFSNIHGINQIRFKRNRIKETFGDVLAVLKREFNNE from the coding sequence ATGGAAAAAAAGAGAGAATTTAGAAACGTATTTTTCGACACCTCTATTTTGAAAAACGGGTTAGATAATTTCAACAACGTATCAAAATATGAAAACAAATATGACTCTCAATATCTATCCATTTGGTTTAAAAATGAGGAATGGTTGCACGATAATCTTGATGAATTCTTTTCTGACTATAGAAAAGAATTCATACTTTCAACAATTACAATTAGCTATAAAGAGTATAAAATAGGAATAACAACTGACCATCATCATAATTATACAAGTGTTTCAGCAGCAGCTCCAACAAGGCAAGAAATAGAAAACATTTTAGAATCTTTTGAGAATAGTTGGAAAGATTGTTATGTGGAGAATATAATCGTAGAAAATCAACCTACAATATTTATTGGTCATGGAAGAGACCAACAATGGAAAGACTTAAAAGATCATCTTCATGACAAGCACAAATACAAAATAGAATCATACGAAACAGGTGAAAGAGCAGGACATACAATTAGAGATGTTCTTGAAAAAATGTTAGATAATTCAACTTTTGCAATATTAGTAATGACAGGTGAAGATAAAGTTGCAGAACAATCAAGAGCTAGACAAAATGTTATTCATGAAGTCGGTTTATTTCAAGGTAGACTTGGTTTTAACAAAGCAATTGTCTTGCTTGAAGAGGATACAGAGGAATTTAGTAATATTCACGGAATTAATCAGATTAGATTTAAGAGAAATAGGATAAAAGAAACATTTGGTGACGTATTAGCAGTATTAAAGAGAGAATTTAATAATGAGTAA